A single Dehalococcoidia bacterium DNA region contains:
- the ileS gene encoding isoleucine--tRNA ligase, protein MFRDVSSRVNFPEIETRILAFWKEREIFAKSIEQRRDAPEFVFYEGPPTANGRPGVHHVLARVFKDLFPRYKTMKGYRSERKGGWDTHGLPVELEVEKELGLTSKRDIDAYGVAEFNARCKESVFRYVQDWEKMTDRIGFWIDMTDPYVTFHNGYIESCWWILKQFWENGLIYRDYKVTPHCPRCGTSLSSHEVALGYDEADDPSVYVRFRLLPGQSSPAAALTEALAGDRPVSLLVWTTTPWTLPANVAAAVNRSADYALVESVGADGQPEYLVLAAARVEAVTGGRAAATFPGSALIGLRYQPLFPPASPPEQPAWRVVAGDMVSGPALDDEPAKPFVSLEDGTGIVHLAPAYGAIDLEVGRAENLPLLHTVDLKGEVTGVDPAFDGRFIKDADPLITERLRERGLLYRAERYLHRYPFCWRCSTPLIYYAKTSWYIRTTARKAELLRNNSRINWYPEHIKEGRFGNWLANNVDWAFSRERYWGTPIPIYSCESCGAYDCIGSVRELEERSGRDLSGLDLHRPYVDEVTIACASCGGTARRIPEVCDAWFDSGAMPVAQWHYPFENEETFRKKFPADFICEGIDQTRGWFYTLLAVSTLLFDEPCYRNVICLGLILDAKGEKMSKSRGNVVDPWTILNVQGADALRWYLYTAAPPGNARRFSAELVDESLRKFLLTLWNTYVFFVTYANLDRWTPGGDPGQRSDLDRWVLAELHRTVQTVTERLDQFDPTDAGRAIEAFVDRLSNWYVRRSRRRFWKSENDADKAAAYATLYECLVTTAKLLAPFTPFVAEELYQNLVRSHDASAPESVHLCDYPVADEQQIDRQLLNDVALVMRIVSLGRAARAKANLKVRQPLRVLYVRPKTMDEEAVLTRLSAQITEELNVKQLAIVHDAGELFDYRVRPNFPVLGPRLGKAVQEVAKGLEELDVAHAVRVWQGGGTVMVAGHTLGADDVVITAVQRPGVVAAEEDGYVVGIATDLTPDLIAEGQARELVHLIQTMRRNAGFEIADRIETAVSASPTLTAVIDRFADYIAGETLSVRLGPGEGADGAYRETHEIDGEPITIALRRV, encoded by the coding sequence ATGTTTCGTGACGTGTCGAGCCGAGTGAACTTCCCCGAGATCGAGACGCGCATCCTCGCGTTTTGGAAGGAGCGGGAGATCTTCGCCAAGAGCATCGAGCAGCGACGCGATGCTCCCGAGTTTGTCTTCTACGAGGGGCCGCCGACGGCGAACGGCCGGCCTGGCGTTCATCATGTTCTGGCACGGGTGTTCAAGGACCTCTTTCCGCGCTACAAGACGATGAAGGGCTACCGCTCGGAGCGCAAAGGCGGCTGGGACACCCACGGCCTGCCGGTCGAACTGGAGGTCGAGAAAGAGCTCGGGCTGACCTCGAAGCGCGACATTGACGCCTACGGCGTCGCCGAGTTCAATGCGCGCTGTAAGGAGAGCGTCTTCCGCTACGTCCAAGACTGGGAGAAGATGACCGACCGGATCGGGTTCTGGATCGACATGACCGATCCCTACGTCACCTTCCACAACGGCTACATCGAGAGCTGCTGGTGGATCCTGAAGCAGTTCTGGGAGAACGGCCTGATCTACCGTGACTACAAGGTGACGCCGCACTGCCCCCGCTGCGGCACCTCGCTCTCCTCGCACGAGGTCGCGCTCGGCTACGACGAGGCCGATGACCCCTCGGTCTACGTCCGCTTCCGCCTCCTGCCCGGGCAGAGCTCGCCAGCCGCAGCGCTGACCGAGGCGCTTGCGGGCGACCGGCCGGTGTCGCTCCTGGTCTGGACAACGACACCGTGGACGCTGCCGGCGAATGTCGCCGCCGCAGTCAACCGGAGCGCCGACTACGCGCTCGTCGAGAGCGTCGGGGCCGACGGCCAGCCGGAATATCTCGTGCTGGCAGCGGCGCGCGTTGAGGCGGTGACCGGCGGGCGCGCGGCGGCAACCTTTCCCGGCTCGGCCCTGATCGGGCTGCGCTACCAGCCGCTCTTCCCGCCGGCAAGCCCGCCGGAGCAGCCGGCGTGGCGCGTCGTCGCCGGCGACATGGTGAGCGGCCCGGCGCTCGACGACGAGCCGGCGAAGCCGTTCGTCTCGCTTGAAGACGGCACCGGCATCGTCCACCTTGCGCCGGCCTACGGCGCGATCGACCTCGAGGTCGGCCGCGCCGAGAACCTGCCGCTCCTCCACACCGTCGACCTGAAGGGCGAGGTGACGGGCGTCGACCCGGCATTCGACGGCCGCTTCATCAAGGACGCCGACCCGCTCATCACCGAGCGGCTGCGCGAACGCGGCCTGCTCTATCGCGCTGAGCGCTACCTCCACCGCTACCCCTTCTGCTGGCGCTGCAGCACGCCGCTCATCTACTACGCCAAAACCTCGTGGTACATCCGCACCACCGCCCGCAAAGCGGAACTGCTGCGGAACAACAGCCGGATCAATTGGTACCCGGAGCACATCAAGGAGGGACGCTTCGGCAACTGGCTGGCGAACAATGTCGACTGGGCGTTCTCCCGCGAGCGCTACTGGGGCACGCCGATCCCGATCTACAGCTGTGAGTCGTGCGGCGCCTACGACTGCATCGGCTCGGTGCGCGAACTGGAAGAACGGTCAGGGCGCGACCTTTCGGGCCTCGACCTGCATCGGCCGTATGTCGACGAGGTGACGATCGCGTGCGCGAGCTGCGGCGGCACGGCGCGGCGCATCCCTGAGGTGTGCGACGCCTGGTTCGACTCGGGCGCGATGCCCGTCGCCCAGTGGCATTATCCCTTCGAGAACGAAGAGACGTTCCGCAAGAAGTTTCCGGCCGACTTCATCTGCGAGGGGATCGACCAGACGCGCGGCTGGTTCTACACCCTGCTCGCTGTCTCTACCTTGCTGTTCGATGAGCCGTGCTACCGCAACGTCATCTGTCTCGGCCTTATCCTCGACGCAAAGGGCGAGAAGATGAGCAAATCGCGCGGCAACGTGGTCGACCCCTGGACCATCCTCAACGTCCAAGGAGCGGACGCGCTGCGATGGTATCTCTACACCGCCGCCCCGCCCGGCAATGCGCGCCGCTTCTCCGCCGAATTGGTCGATGAGTCGCTGCGCAAGTTTCTGCTGACGCTGTGGAACACCTACGTCTTCTTCGTCACCTACGCCAACTTGGACCGCTGGACGCCGGGCGGCGACCCTGGGCAGCGCTCGGACCTCGACCGCTGGGTGCTTGCAGAACTGCACCGGACCGTGCAAACGGTCACCGAGCGGCTCGACCAGTTCGACCCGACCGACGCCGGCCGCGCAATCGAAGCGTTTGTCGACCGCCTGTCGAACTGGTATGTCCGGCGCAGCCGGCGGCGGTTCTGGAAGTCGGAGAACGACGCCGACAAGGCGGCCGCCTACGCCACCCTCTACGAGTGCCTCGTGACCACGGCGAAACTGCTTGCTCCGTTTACGCCGTTTGTGGCCGAGGAGCTGTATCAGAACCTCGTCCGGTCGCACGACGCGAGCGCTCCGGAAAGCGTGCACCTCTGCGACTATCCGGTTGCCGATGAGCAGCAGATCGATCGTCAGCTGCTCAACGACGTCGCCCTCGTCATGCGCATCGTCAGCCTTGGGCGAGCGGCGCGGGCGAAGGCGAACCTGAAGGTGCGCCAGCCGCTCCGCGTCCTCTACGTCCGGCCGAAAACGATGGACGAAGAAGCGGTGCTGACGCGGCTCAGCGCCCAGATCACCGAGGAGCTGAACGTCAAGCAGCTGGCGATTGTCCACGATGCCGGCGAGCTGTTCGACTACCGGGTTCGGCCGAACTTCCCGGTGCTTGGTCCGCGGCTTGGCAAAGCGGTGCAGGAAGTCGCCAAGGGGCTGGAGGAGCTCGACGTCGCCCATGCCGTCCGGGTCTGGCAAGGCGGGGGGACCGTCATGGTCGCCGGCCACACGCTGGGAGCGGACGATGTTGTCATCACCGCCGTCCAGCGGCCGGGCGTCGTCGCCGCGGAAGAGGATGGCTACGTCGTCGGCATCGCGACCGACCTCACCCCCGACCTGATCGCCGAAGGGCAAGCGCGCGAACTCGTTCACTTGATCCAGACGATGCGGCGCAACGCCGGCTTCGAGATTGCTGACCGAATCGAGACCGCCGTCAGCGCGTCGCCGACGCTCACCGCTGTGATCGACCGCTTCGCCGACTACATCGCCGGCGAGACCCTCTCGGTGCGGCTTGGGCCTGGCGAGGGAGCGGACGGCGCCTATCGCGAGACGCACGAGATCGACGGCGAGCCGATCACGATCGCGCTGCGGCGGGTGTGA
- a CDS encoding DUF559 domain-containing protein translates to MPPTNRIRRFDPPRAAVRARELRRSQSPVDARFWAAVRNRPVDGLKCRRQHPIGPSSADFVCAAARARFLEGRGYRVRRFTNAEEMQAMGAVGRAILAAGLATEREGPPARPHRAPLPHAGATLTRTLSPKQEREAWRINVS, encoded by the coding sequence ATGCCGCCAACCAACAGAATTCGACGGTTCGACCCCCCTCGCGCCGCCGTGCGCGCCCGCGAACTGCGGCGCAGCCAATCGCCCGTCGATGCGCGCTTCTGGGCGGCGGTCCGCAACCGGCCGGTGGACGGGCTGAAGTGCCGGCGGCAGCATCCAATCGGGCCGTCCAGCGCCGACTTCGTCTGCGCGGCCGCCCGCGCGCGCTTCCTCGAAGGGCGAGGCTATCGCGTTCGCCGGTTCACGAACGCCGAGGAGATGCAGGCGATGGGCGCCGTCGGGCGGGCGATTTTGGCGGCCGGCCTCGCGACCGAACGCGAAGGGCCTCCTGCGCGCCCTCACCGTGCTCCGCTCCCGCACGCGGGCGCCACCCTCACCCGAACTCTCTCTCCCAAACAGGAGCGGGAAGCGTGGAGGATCAATGTTTCGTGA